The Rhodothermales bacterium region TACTGGCGCAGCAGGCGATCAGTATTGATCCGGACAACCCGTCATTTCAGGATACACTCGGATGGATCCTCTTTCTCCTCGATCGGCCAGCCGAGGCAAGAGAATGGGTGCAGCGTGCGGTTGACGCGACGAGCGGGAACGCGACAATGCTCGAACATCTGGGTGACATCGAGGCGAGCCTGGGTTTAATGGAAAGTGCACGCACTCGCTGGCTCCGGGCGCTCGAAATAACTCCGGACAATGAGCTGTTGAAGGAGAAACTTGATCGGGTCGCACCTTGACTTTCTGTTCCTTTCTGCGGCCACGAATTCGGTCCGTTCCTCGCTCGAGCGCGCTCTTTGCGTTACTCGTGGTCCTGTTGACGATGGCCGGTTGCCGGACCGGGAGGTCGGCGCTTGATCCGAGTCCGCTGCCCGGGCATTTCCCTGACCATTCAGTCGACGAAATCCGGCGTGCACTCCTCACCGCGACTGACACGCTCCACTCACTGCAGGCTGTTTCAAGCGCTGCGGTTGCCAGCCCTGAAGGATCCTCCCAATTCACAGCGGTCATAAATCACCGTCTTGGAGACTCCGTGCGTGTGGACGTCAAGGTTCAGTTTGGTATCGAGGCGGCCAGAATACTCTTCACGCCCGACTCATTCTTCGTCTACGACCGCATTAAGAAGACCGTCTACTACGGCGATACTGAGAGTGCCAGTAGGCTTCTGCCGATGCCGTGGCAGGCACCAGATCTCTTTTTTGACATTCTGGGTCTTCCAGCCATCGAGATCACTAATTCCTGGTCTGTTGAAGCCGACTCGCTCCGCTACTATTTGACAAGTATGGATGGTCGGCAAAAGCTGTTTGT contains the following coding sequences:
- a CDS encoding tetratricopeptide repeat protein, whose protein sequence is LAQQAISIDPDNPSFQDTLGWILFLLDRPAEAREWVQRAVDATSGNATMLEHLGDIEASLGLMESARTRWLRALEITPDNELLKEKLDRVAP
- a CDS encoding DUF4292 domain-containing protein, producing MTFCSFLRPRIRSVPRSSALFALLVVLLTMAGCRTGRSALDPSPLPGHFPDHSVDEIRRALLTATDTLHSLQAVSSAAVASPEGSSQFTAVINHRLGDSVRVDVKVQFGIEAARILFTPDSFFVYDRIKKTVYYGDTESASRLLPMPWQAPDLFFDILGLPAIEITNSWSVEADSLRYYLTSMDGRQKLFVDPTIWRIVRTEERDAQGVLEEERTFLDFDLFSGVALPRRIVVRRPVDKISATISHRSLTLNPKRLHLDFDVSNNATYVRVH